GCCGTCGACGCGATCCGCCTCTCGCGGCACACGCTGCGGATCATCAAGAGCAACCTGTTCTGGGCCTTCGCCTACAACATCGCCGCGCTGCCGCTGGCCGCCGCCGGTCTGCTCAACCCGATGATCGCGGGGGCGACGATGGCGCTCTCCTCGGTGTTCGTGGTCGCCAACAGCCTGCGCCTGCGACGCTTCAGCGCCGTCCGCTAGCCGGCCCCCCGAGGCGTTGCACGGTTGCTGCCCTTATACGGGCCGCAACCGTGCAACGCCTCTTTCTGGTCCTATCCTGGGCGGGTGCTGCGGCGGTGGACCAGCTTGCTCCGGGGGCTGGTCGAACTCTGTGTGAGCAGGACGTAGAACGCCCGGCCGGGTTCTCGTAACCCGTCCGGAGCGGTGTTGCCCGGACGGCTGTCCTACTCCGTTCGACCACACAGAGGTCTTTCACCCATGAAGCGACTTGTAGTTCCTGCTGCCGTGTTCGCCGTCCTGGCGCTGGCCGCCTGCGGCGACGACTCGGACATGAACGGCATGGACCACGGCTCCAGTGCGACGAGTTCGGCACCGGCGTCCGCTACGGCGTCACCGTCGGTCAGCACCGAGCACAACGCCGCGGACGTGACGTTCGCGAAAGACATGATCGTGCACCACCGGCAGGCCGTCGAGATGGCCGAGATGGCCGCTACCAGGGCCGCCGACGCGGACGTCAAAGCCCTCGCGGCGAAGATCGAGCAGGCCCAGCAGCCCGAGATCGACACGATGTCCGGCTGGCTGACCGCCTGGGGCGAAACGGTGCCCGACGCCAAGGCCGGCATGGACCACGGGGGCATGGGCTCCTCGTCCACGCCGATGCCGGGCGGGATGACCGACGCGCAGATGGGTCAGCTGCACGAGGCATCCGGTGCGGCGTTCGACAAGATGTTCCTGGCCATGATGATCGAGCACCACGAGGGCGCGATCACGATGGCCGGGACCGAGCAGCAGTCCGGTGAGAACTCGCAGGCCAAGCAGCTGGCCGGCACGATCGTCACGGATCAGACCGCGGAGATCACGACCATGCGGAGCCTGCTGCAGAAGGGCTGACACCACGAGGCGGGGACACCCGGTTCGGGTGTCCCCGCCTCTGTTCGCCTCTACGGTCAGACCGGCGTCGGAGTGAGCCGGACCCGCCGCAGCAGCTGGGCGTTGAGCGCGACGACGATCGTCGATGCGGACATGAGCACCGCGCCGATCGCGGGACTGAGCGTGATCCCGGCCCACGCCAGGACCCCGGCCGCCAGCGGGATGGCGATCACGTTGTAGCCGGCGGCCCAAGCGAGGTTCTGGACCATCTTGCGGTAGGACGCCCGTGAGAGCCGGATCACGCCGGTGACCCCGCGCGGGTCGGAGGAGGCGAGGACCACCCCGGCGGATTCGATCGCGACGTCGGTGCCCGCGCCGATGGCCAGGCCGACGTCGGCTCGGGCCAGCGCCGGCGCGTCGTTCACGCCGTCACCGACCATCGCCACGGTCAGCCCGCGAGCCTGCAGGTCGGCGACTGCACGGTCCTTGTCGGCCGGCAGCACCTCGGCGAACACCTCGTCGACGCCGGGGCGGAACCCCAGGTCGGCCGCGACCGCCTCGGCGACGGGCCGGGCGTCACCGGTGATCATGACGATCTTGCCGACGCCCTGGTCACGCAGTTCGGCGATGGCCTGGCGCGCCTCGGGCCGCACCTCGTCCTCGAGCGCGAAGGCGCCGAGCACCTCCGGCGCCCCGTCCACGCGGACCAGGTGCAGGACCGCGGCGCCGCGCTGCGACCACGCCCCGGTCGACGCGGCCAGGTCGTCGGGCGCCGAGGCGCCCAGTTCGCGCAGCAGGGCCGGACCACCGACCGCGTACGGGACGCCGTCGACGACGGCTTGCACGCCGCGCCCGGTGAGGGACCGGAAACCGGTGGCGGTCGCGGCCAGCTCCCGGCCGGCGGCGGTCGTCACGATCGCCCGGGCCAACGGGTGCTCGCTGTCGGCTTCCACGGCCGCGGCGACCCGCAGCACGTCGTCCTCGTTGCGGTCGCCGGCTGCGGCGATCCCGGTGACGGTGTGCGCGCCCTTGGTCAGGGTGCCGGTCTTGTCGAACAGCACCGCGTCGACGTGACGCATCCGCTCCAGCGCGAGCCGGTCCTTGACGAGGATTCCCGCCTTCGCCGACACCGCGGTCGACAACGCGATCACCAGCGGGATCGCCAGCCCGAGGGCGTGCGGGCACGCGATCACCAGCACGGTCACCGTCCGCACCACGGACTGGTCCAGATCGCCGAGCGCCCACCACGTGACGAACGTCAGCAACGCCGCCGCCGAGGCGATGTAGAACAGCAGCGCGGCGAACCGGTCGGCGAGCACCTGTGCCCGTCCGCCCGCGGCTTGCGCCTGCGCCACGAGACGGCCGATGCCGGCCAGCGCGGTGTCTTCGCCGACGGCGGTGATCTCCACTCGGATCGCCGAATCCGTAGCCACCGTTCCGGCCACGACGCGGTCCCCGGCGCCGCGGGAGACCGGGCGGGACTCTCCGGTGATCATCGACTCGTCCAACTCGGCGCTGCCGTCGGTGATCCGGCCGTCGGCCGGTACCCGGCCACCGGAGCGGACCAGCACCACGTCGCCGACGCGTAGCTCGGAAACCCGAACCCGCTGGGTGCCGCCGTGTTCGTCGACGCGCTCGGCGTCGTCGGGCAGGAGCGCGGCGAGGGCGGACAGCGCCCCCTGCGCCTGACCGATCGCCTTCATCTCCTGCCAGTGCCCCAGCAGCATGATGGTGACCAGCGCGGCCAGCTCCCACCAGAAGTCCAGGTCGAACAGGTCCAGCGCGGTTGCCAGCGACGCGACGTAGGCGACGGTGATCGCCATCGAGATCAGCAGCATCATGCCGGGCGCGCGGTCCCGGATCTCGGTGACGGCTCCGGCGAGGAACGGCCAGCCACCGTAGAGGAACACGACCGACCCCAGCGTCGGTCCGACCCAGTCGATGCCCGGGAAGTCCAGGCGGTAGCCGAACCAGTCCATGACCATCGGGCTGGTCAGCACGATCGGCACGGTCAGCGCCAGGCTCAGCCAGAACTTTCGACGGAAGGCCTCCGGGTCGTGGCCGGCGTGCTTGTCGTGCCCACCCTGACCGTGCCCGCCGTGCTCGTGGCCGCTGTGGGCGCTGTGGCCGTGCTCGCTGTGGACGCCGTGCTCGGCGGCGCCGTGGGCGGCCGGGACGTGTGTCGTCGTGGCCGCGGAAACGTCGTGGCTGCTCGGGTAGGAGCGCATCACAACCACCTCCTTCGCCACTAGGTATACCCCTACGGGGTATGGGTGGCAAGGGCGTGCAGCAGACTCATGGCCGTGGATTTGCCGCGCAGTTTCACCATCCGGGAGAGCACTCACCGGATCCTCAACCCGTTCACCCCGGAGAAGCTCGCCACGCTGGGAGCGGCGCTGCGCATGCCGGCCGGAGCGTCGATCCTCGATCTGTGCTCCGGCAAGGGCGAGCTGCTGTGCACCTGGGCCGCGGCCCACGGCGTCACCGGCACCGGCGTCGACATCAGTACCGTTTTTGTCTCCGCGGCGCGCGAGCGTGCTGCGGAGCTGGGCGTCGCCGATCGTGTGACGTTCGTGCACGGCGACGCCTCCACCTACGCCTCGCCCGAGCTGGTCGATGTCGCGGCGTGTCTCGGCGGCACGCACATCGGCGGTGGAGCCGCCGGTACCGTCGCGCTCCTCGAACGTCAGCTGCGACCGGGCGGCGTCCTGCTGATCGGTGACTGCTTCTGGCGCTCGGAGCCTCCGAGCCAGGAAGCGATCGAGGGCTGCCACGCCGCCACTCGCGACGACTTCAACACCCTGCCGGGGCTGGTCGAGCGCTTCGGCGGGCTGGGGTTCGACGTCGTCGAGATGGTGCTGGCCGACGAGGACAGCTGGGATCGGTACGCGGCGGCGCAGTGGATGAACATCCGCCGGTGGCTCGATGCCAATCCCGACGACGAGCTCGCGCCGGAGCTCCGCGCCGAGCTGGAGCACGATCCACTGCGCCACACCCGCTTCCGCAGGCACCTGCTCGGCTGGGGAGTGTTCGCGCTGATGCGGCGCTGAGGAGCCGTCCCGGGGACCGCGACCGGCATGGGGCGGCCCAGCCGCTGCGCGCCGATCGCCGCCCTGAAGGGCTACTTGCCGGTCGGTGGAGTGACGCCCGCTTCGCGCAGGGCCGCCCAGGCGTCCGCCACCGGCCCGAGGTGCCGGAGCTTATCGGGGTTGTTCACCGTACGGATCGTCTGGATCTGGCCGTCGACGATGTCGAGCGCCCAGGTGTTGAACACCTTGCCGTCGCTGTCGTGGAAGACCGCGCCGGGCTCTCCGTTCACCAGGTGGGGCGTTACCCGTCCGCCGATCCGTGCGAACGCCTCGACGAGGGTGGCGAGCGCCCCGGCCACGTGCTCCAGGCCGACGAAACGGTCCGCCCACCGTGGTGCCTTGCCGCCGCCGTCGGCGATCAGCTGGACGTCGGCGGCGAGCAGTTCCCGCAGCCCGTCGAGGTCCCCGTCCCGGAACGCGTCGAGGAATCGCCCGGCGAGCTCGTCGCGCTCGTTGCGGTCGGCCTCGAATCGCGGCCGACCCGCGTCCATGTGGCGGCGTGCCCGCACCATCAGCTGGCGGCAGGCGGCCTCCGACCGCCCCACCGCGGAGGCGACCTCGGGGAACCCGAATCCGAACACCTCCCGCAGCACGAACACCGCGCGTTCGAGCGGGCTGAGCCGTTCGAGCAGCAGGAGGGCCGCCATCGACACCGAGTCGGCCAGCTCCGCTGACCGCGCCGGATCCTCGTACGGGTCGGCGAGCAGTGGCTCGGGGAACCACGGCCCGGTGTACTCCTCCCGCCGGACGCGGGCAGAGCGCAGCACGTCGATGGAGATCCGGCTGACGGTGGTCGACAGGAAGGCCTTGGCCGAGGTCGGTTGGGTGGGGGTGGCCGCATACCGCAGCCACGTCTCCTGGATCGCGTCCTCGGCCTCGCTCACGCTGCCGAGGATCCGGTAGGCGATCGAGAACAGCAGCGGCCGCAGCTCCTCGAACTCCTCGATCCGGGTCACCGCCTGCTCCTCTGGGTCACCACGACACCGATCACCACGACACCGATCACCATGGCACTGGGCCGTCCGCGCTGAAGAAGCCGGCGGTCGGTCCGTCCGCACCGAGCGTGGCCAGGCGCACCAGAACGGCGGCACCCTGGGCGGGTGTGAGGTGCCCGGTGTGGTTGTTGCTGTCGGTGTCGACGAAGCCGGGAGCGGCGGCGTTGACCAGGATCCCGTCCTCGCGGAACTCGTTGGCGTACTGCACGGTCAACGCACTGAGCGCGCTCTTGGACGGCGAGTACGCTGCCGACGGCAGCAGCGCGGTGAACGGGCCCTCCGGATCACTGTTCAGCGTCAGCGACGCGGCGTGGCTGCTGACGTTGACGATGCGCGGCGCCGGTGACCGCCGCAGCAGCGGCAGCATCGCGTTGGTGACCGCGATGACCCCGAAGACGTTGGTCTCGAATACCGCGCAAACCATGTCCAGTTCGACGCCGCTCGGAATCTGATCGGTGGCGTCCAGGGGCGAGACCTGCCCGGAGCCGGTGATGCCGGCGTTGTTGATCAGCACGTCGAGGTGCCCGAAGCGCGCCTCGATCTGCTCGGCGGCCGCCCGGACGACGGCGTGGTCGGTGACGTCCAGGACGACCGCGTGCGCGTCCCCGCCCGCCGCGCGGATGCCGGCTGCGGCCTCCTCGCCGCGGTGCGGGTCCCTCGCCCCGAGCAGGACCGTCATGCCCAGCGCGGCCAGCTGTTCGGCCGCCGCGCGACCGATCCCCTTGTTCGCCCCGGTAACCAGCGCGATCTTGCTCATGACCAGCTCCTTGCCGTGGGTGTGTCCCTCGCGGAACCTCTCTTCGAGACCGAGACGAGACAGCCCGGAGTCCTGTGACATGGGGGCGCCGATGCGCGGTGTGTCGGCGTCAGGGCCAGGTCAAGCGGCGGCGTAGAAGGCTCCGCTCCGCCGGATTGCCGGTCAGAGCGAGCGCCCGCTCGTCCGCCGCGCGAGCCTGATCCTGGTCGCCGAGATCGCGCAGCAGCTCGGCTCGGGTGGCATGGAACAGGTGCCGGCTCGTGTGGTTCCGGACCACACGAGCCAACTCGTCGTGCGCCGCTGGGGTCATCCCGCTATCGGGCGGATCTCGACGATGGGGCAGGCCGGCCACGATTTCGCGATCCGCAGCGCCTCGTCGAGGTCGGCGACGTCGATCTCGGCGTAGCCGCTGACGATCTCCTTTCCTTCCACGTACGGCCCGTCGGTGATCAGCGGATCACCGTGGTCGAGGCGCAGCGTGGTGGCGGTGTCCGGCGGCATCAGGTGCGCGTGGTGGGTGATCTTGGGGGCGTTGTCCACGAACCACTGGTGCACCCGGGCGTAGGCGCGCTCTCGCTCCGCGTCGTCCATGGCGGCCAGGTCGGCGGTGAACTGCTCGGTGTCGGCGAACATCAGCACGTACTTCATGGTTTCCCCGTCTCCTCCGTCAGGCGAACAGGGCGGCCATCCGCCGGTTCATCTCGTCCGGGTCCACGTCCTCGACGTGAGTGGCGACCGTCCAGGCGTGCCCGTACGGGTCGACGATGAACGCGTCCCGGTCACCGTAGAACTGGTTCTCCGGTGGGCGCCGCACGACGGCACCGAGCTCAGCAGCTCGCGCGACGACCGCGTCGACGTCCTCCACGAACACGAACTGGAAGACCGGTGTACCGGGCAGGCCGCCTTCGGGCGGCGCGGTCGTGCCGCGCTGCGGGTCCTCGTCCTCGACGATCAGCACCGCGTCGCCGATCTCGATCTCCGCGTGCACAATGATCCCGCCGGGGCCCGGGGACCGCATGCGCTCGGTCGCGCCGAACACGTNGCGCGGTCGTGCCGCGCTGCGGGTCCTCGTCCTCGACGATCAGCACCGCGTCGCCGATCTCGATCTCCGCGTGCACAATGATCCCGCCGGGGCCCGGGGACCGCATGCGCTCGGTCGCGCCGAACACGTCCGCGTAGAAGGCCAGGGCGTTAGCGGCGCCGTTCACGACCAGGCACGGTGTGACCCGGCGATAGTTGGTCGGAGCGGGCTGGGGCCGTGCTGCAGTCATCTCTTCGACCTCCGTTGTCGGTGTCTCTACCAAGAAGACGATCTGCGAACGGCCGGATCCGACAACCGGGCCGCCCGAATCCTCGGCGGCTTCGATTTCAGCCAGGTGCCGCGAGCCGGCTGCCGGGTTCGGCGGCGTCGCATGATGGGTGTCATGCAGATCGGAGAGTTGTCCCGGCGGACGGGCGTCAGCGTGCGGTCACTGCGCTACTACGAGGAGGAGGGGCTCCTGTACTCCACGCGCTGCGCGAACGGCTACCGCCGCTACGACGACGAAGCGGTCGAACGCGTCGAGCA
This genomic stretch from Cryptosporangium minutisporangium harbors:
- a CDS encoding DUF305 domain-containing protein gives rise to the protein MKRLVVPAAVFAVLALAACGDDSDMNGMDHGSSATSSAPASATASPSVSTEHNAADVTFAKDMIVHHRQAVEMAEMAATRAADADVKALAAKIEQAQQPEIDTMSGWLTAWGETVPDAKAGMDHGGMGSSSTPMPGGMTDAQMGQLHEASGAAFDKMFLAMMIEHHEGAITMAGTEQQSGENSQAKQLAGTIVTDQTAEITTMRSLLQKG
- a CDS encoding heavy metal translocating P-type ATPase gives rise to the protein MRSYPSSHDVSAATTTHVPAAHGAAEHGVHSEHGHSAHSGHEHGGHGQGGHDKHAGHDPEAFRRKFWLSLALTVPIVLTSPMVMDWFGYRLDFPGIDWVGPTLGSVVFLYGGWPFLAGAVTEIRDRAPGMMLLISMAITVAYVASLATALDLFDLDFWWELAALVTIMLLGHWQEMKAIGQAQGALSALAALLPDDAERVDEHGGTQRVRVSELRVGDVVLVRSGGRVPADGRITDGSAELDESMITGESRPVSRGAGDRVVAGTVATDSAIRVEITAVGEDTALAGIGRLVAQAQAAGGRAQVLADRFAALLFYIASAAALLTFVTWWALGDLDQSVVRTVTVLVIACPHALGLAIPLVIALSTAVSAKAGILVKDRLALERMRHVDAVLFDKTGTLTKGAHTVTGIAAAGDRNEDDVLRVAAAVEADSEHPLARAIVTTAAGRELAATATGFRSLTGRGVQAVVDGVPYAVGGPALLRELGASAPDDLAASTGAWSQRGAAVLHLVRVDGAPEVLGAFALEDEVRPEARQAIAELRDQGVGKIVMITGDARPVAEAVAADLGFRPGVDEVFAEVLPADKDRAVADLQARGLTVAMVGDGVNDAPALARADVGLAIGAGTDVAIESAGVVLASSDPRGVTGVIRLSRASYRKMVQNLAWAAGYNVIAIPLAAGVLAWAGITLSPAIGAVLMSASTIVVALNAQLLRRVRLTPTPV
- a CDS encoding SAM-dependent methyltransferase; its protein translation is MDLPRSFTIRESTHRILNPFTPEKLATLGAALRMPAGASILDLCSGKGELLCTWAAAHGVTGTGVDISTVFVSAARERAAELGVADRVTFVHGDASTYASPELVDVAACLGGTHIGGGAAGTVALLERQLRPGGVLLIGDCFWRSEPPSQEAIEGCHAATRDDFNTLPGLVERFGGLGFDVVEMVLADEDSWDRYAAAQWMNIRRWLDANPDDELAPELRAELEHDPLRHTRFRRHLLGWGVFALMRR
- a CDS encoding RNA polymerase sigma-70 factor; this encodes MTRIEEFEELRPLLFSIAYRILGSVSEAEDAIQETWLRYAATPTQPTSAKAFLSTTVSRISIDVLRSARVRREEYTGPWFPEPLLADPYEDPARSAELADSVSMAALLLLERLSPLERAVFVLREVFGFGFPEVASAVGRSEAACRQLMVRARRHMDAGRPRFEADRNERDELAGRFLDAFRDGDLDGLRELLAADVQLIADGGGKAPRWADRFVGLEHVAGALATLVEAFARIGGRVTPHLVNGEPGAVFHDSDGKVFNTWALDIVDGQIQTIRTVNNPDKLRHLGPVADAWAALREAGVTPPTGK
- a CDS encoding SDR family oxidoreductase gives rise to the protein MSKIALVTGANKGIGRAAAEQLAALGMTVLLGARDPHRGEEAAAGIRAAGGDAHAVVLDVTDHAVVRAAAEQIEARFGHLDVLINNAGITGSGQVSPLDATDQIPSGVELDMVCAVFETNVFGVIAVTNAMLPLLRRSPAPRIVNVSSHAASLTLNSDPEGPFTALLPSAAYSPSKSALSALTVQYANEFREDGILVNAAAPGFVDTDSNNHTGHLTPAQGAAVLVRLATLGADGPTAGFFSADGPVPW
- a CDS encoding YciI family protein — its product is MKYVLMFADTEQFTADLAAMDDAERERAYARVHQWFVDNAPKITHHAHLMPPDTATTLRLDHGDPLITDGPYVEGKEIVSGYAEIDVADLDEALRIAKSWPACPIVEIRPIAG
- a CDS encoding VOC family protein; protein product: MRSPGPGGIIVHAEIEIGDAVLIVEDEDPQRGTTAPPEGGLPGTPVFQFVFVEDVDAVVARAAELGAVVRRPPENQFYGDRDAFIVDPYGHAWTVATHVEDVDPDEMNRRMAALFA